A genomic region of Microcoleus sp. FACHB-831 contains the following coding sequences:
- a CDS encoding SH3 domain-containing protein translates to MNRFQSFTIGLIALGAIAGSTMTSFAQNTFSQTKPVSQKLAQSSPQKAQANASSDFSPFRQRLLNAVQRSDAKFIRAIVTPQTQWNYGGTLNLNSYKIDSNQSKFWPHMEKAVSQGCGIDSQARVGNKEAGSSVWVCPDLTKVKQSVRPNRPNFGNLAVVGQNVNLRAEPGMGGKVIGSVSNQYVSFDTEAFNKLSPARQKAVQQVSGWSPVRVQNGQRGWIENRFLHDEENDYRTSFVRSGGQWRLRYFLPGNGN, encoded by the coding sequence ATGAACCGCTTCCAGAGTTTTACGATTGGACTGATTGCCTTGGGTGCAATAGCTGGGTCAACAATGACTAGCTTTGCCCAAAATACTTTTTCTCAAACAAAACCTGTATCTCAAAAACTAGCACAAAGCAGTCCTCAAAAAGCTCAAGCCAACGCTAGCAGCGATTTTTCGCCATTTCGCCAGCGGTTGTTGAATGCCGTACAGCGTTCAGATGCTAAATTTATTCGCGCCATTGTGACTCCCCAGACTCAATGGAATTATGGCGGAACTCTTAATCTGAACAGCTATAAAATTGACAGCAACCAGTCTAAATTTTGGCCGCATATGGAAAAAGCCGTTAGCCAAGGTTGTGGCATCGACTCCCAGGCGCGTGTTGGTAACAAAGAAGCTGGTTCGAGTGTATGGGTATGCCCAGATCTCACCAAAGTTAAACAGTCAGTTAGACCTAACAGACCTAATTTTGGCAACCTCGCTGTTGTCGGGCAAAACGTCAATCTCCGCGCCGAACCTGGCATGGGTGGTAAAGTTATAGGCTCAGTGTCTAACCAATATGTTTCGTTTGACACAGAGGCTTTTAACAAACTATCACCAGCTAGGCAAAAAGCAGTGCAACAAGTTTCCGGCTGGTCGCCTGTGAGGGTGCAAAACGGTCAGCGCGGCTGGATTGAAAACCGTTTTCTTCATGATGAGGAAAACGATTACCGGACGAGCTTTGTACGTTCTGGCGGACAGTGGCGCTTGCGTTATTTTCTGCCAGGGAATGGCAATTAA
- the gap gene encoding type I glyceraldehyde-3-phosphate dehydrogenase, which yields MKRVAINGFGRIGRAFFRIAHQNPDLEVVAINDVALKPDLAAYLLEYDSVYRRFPADVGYNDKGLLVDGKQVDLVAERDPAALPWKDMQIDVVIESTGFFRTAEKAGLHLEAGAKKVIISAPAKGSVPTFVFGVNHETYDAERDNVISAASCTTNCLSPIAKILNDEFGIEKALMTTVHAYTADQRLVDSGHPEEWARGRGAAQNIVPTTTGAATAVALVLPELKGKLDGMALRVPTATGSVTDLSALLQKSVTEDEINDAFRKYASDSMKSILKVSEVPLVSSDCVGDPHSAIVNLTSTSVLTGNFVKVLAYYDNEWGYTNRLVDLTSYI from the coding sequence ATGAAGCGAGTAGCAATTAACGGATTTGGGCGTATCGGACGAGCATTTTTTCGCATTGCCCACCAAAACCCCGATCTAGAAGTCGTAGCCATCAACGACGTTGCCTTAAAACCAGACTTAGCAGCTTACCTACTAGAGTACGATTCAGTTTATCGCCGCTTCCCCGCTGACGTAGGATACAACGACAAAGGTTTGCTTGTTGACGGTAAACAAGTTGACCTTGTAGCTGAAAGAGACCCCGCCGCCCTTCCCTGGAAGGATATGCAAATCGATGTTGTTATCGAATCTACAGGCTTCTTTCGCACCGCTGAAAAAGCTGGTTTGCACCTAGAAGCCGGAGCAAAAAAAGTAATTATCAGCGCACCAGCTAAAGGTTCAGTCCCTACCTTCGTCTTTGGCGTCAACCACGAAACCTACGACGCCGAACGCGACAATGTAATTTCAGCCGCCTCCTGCACTACCAACTGCTTATCCCCAATTGCCAAAATCCTCAACGATGAATTCGGCATCGAAAAAGCGCTAATGACAACCGTTCACGCTTACACCGCCGACCAGCGTCTAGTAGACTCCGGACATCCCGAAGAGTGGGCGCGGGGACGCGGCGCGGCGCAGAACATCGTCCCCACTACAACAGGTGCAGCAACCGCTGTAGCTTTAGTCTTGCCTGAACTCAAAGGGAAACTCGATGGGATGGCTTTGCGCGTACCAACAGCGACAGGTTCCGTAACCGACCTGAGTGCATTGTTGCAGAAGTCCGTTACAGAGGACGAAATTAACGACGCTTTTCGCAAGTATGCCAGCGATTCCATGAAATCAATTCTCAAAGTAAGCGAAGTTCCCCTCGTCTCTTCTGATTGCGTGGGCGATCCTCATTCAGCAATTGTCAATTTGACTTCAACCAGCGTACTTACGGGAAACTTTGTTAAAGTCCTGGCCTATTACGACAACGAATGGGGATATACCAACCGCCTTGTGGACTTAACCAGCTATATCTAA